The sequence AGAGAGACTGTACAGCTTTGCTTGCCCGTTCAGGAATCGGTCATAGGCCGTCAGAGCCAGAAGCACCTGCTCAGTCGCAAGGCTGTTGCTTATGGCATCCGCTGGAGCATGGGCGTAACCCCCGTCTGCCTTTTTATAAGCTGCCAGGTTGCTAAGAAGCCCACCCTTTGCTTTGACAAACCGGGAATCATTAGGGCCTGCGCCCGCTGCGGACAGAGCAATAATAACCTGAGCTACACTCTCGCTATTCTCCTCACCGGACAGCTTATAGCCGCCGTTCTCCAACTGCTGCTGTGACAGCCAGTTGATCGCTTTGTCGATAGCAACTTTCACTGCCGCCTGCTCTCCATGAGCTGAAAGCGCGGCAACTGCCATAGCGGTTATGTCCACATTATTGACCTCGCCTGCGGTCAACGGGAAACCGCCGTCTGTGTTTTGCTGCTCCAGAATCCACTTGAGCAAGCTTTCCTTATTCCACTGTGCATTGGCAGGTACACTGTAGGCTGCGCTATCCAAGGCAATCAGGGCAAAAATCGGTCCGTTGCTGCCTTGATTAAGCATATTCGCATTGTTGTATATCTTCTCGATCAAATTAAATCCGCCGATATTCAGTGGATCACCGCCACTAGCCGCTACCGCCAAGGCGAGTCGCTCATAATCAGTTACCTTGCGGAATTCGCCTTTGTTCGCGATTAACTGCTCTTTCACTCCATTTAAAAAGCTGGATGGCACCCCATTGCCGGATCGCGCCAGGCCAAGGGCCTGCCAAGCACTAATCTCTCCGGCTGCTGTAATATTCTTCGCCATAGCGGCGATATCGCTCTTCAGCTGTTCCTGCTGCGGTTCCCATTTACTGCGGTCAATGACTGCATACGAAGTGAAATGACTAACCTTGCCTGTGATGACTCCAGTCTTGACATCCAGACTGGATGGAACAGGAATCCATTGATTAGTCGTCTTGTTGAGCCAAGCCACAACCAGATTGCCCGGGAAATTTGTGGTTACCGGGATCGTAATTGCTAAGTCCACGGGCTTGGTGAATTTAGTGCCATCAGGAGTGAATTCGTACAAACCGGATACCAGTTCACTGAGGTTTGAGCTCTGCTCCTGTACTGTGATCTTGACTGGACCCGAGACCGCTCCAGCCGGGATCTGCAATTGCACTTCACGAGTACTATCCGTAAGCGTAGCCGCTGCACCTGCTGTAACCTCCTGTGTGACGGATACTTTATTGGCCGCCAAGTTTGTGCTAAGTACCGCCGCTTGCGCAGCTGTCATTTTGGCGCTCAAATTAGTAACAGCTGTTGTCTCTCCCACTTGATTAAGCGGCAGCGTGTTGTCTACAGTGATGCTTACTGCGGCCCCAGCGCCGGAAGCACCCGTTCCTGCCGAACCATCCGCTGGTTGGCCCAAATCAGCTCCAGCATTAGTGGTATAACGCCAAGCTAACGTATCGCCATTCCCCAGAAAATATGCCCCTGCACTAACATTCTGATATACCCCGTTGACCGAATACATCCAGCCACTTAATGGCCCGCGGTCATATTCTGCCAAGCCGTCAATGGCTTTCACATACAAACTTGATCCGCTGCCATAAGTAGTGACCTTGCTGCCCAATTGGCGGACTAGCAGGCTGTATGGCGTATCTCCAGTGTTCAAAGCGACCTTCGTGCTGGAAAGAATCGTTCCACGTGCACTGTCCCCGATTACGGAGATTGTCGCAGAGGGCGAAGAAACAACCAGTGACTGTGTATAACGAGCCACCTTCGGTGTATGATCTGCCACATAACCAGTAACCGCTATAGTATAAGTATCTGCCGACAGTCCTCCAGCAAAAGAGACCATGCCTTGAGCATTCGTCGTTTCGGTCTTGCCGCCGATGGATACCTGCACGTTAGCTGCTGGTGAAATCACCGGGTCCGAGGTATAAGTAGTCTTATTCCACACCCATTCCTTTTGGGTAACTGTTACTGTAAACGCCTCTCCCCGCAGGGGTTGCGCTGGGGAAACGGCCACAGCATTGACCACTTGTGTTGTGCTTCCTGCATAATAGACAAGCACATGGTCTGATTGCTGCAGCTCAAAAGCATCCATCCCTACACTTGGGTAGATCCATTCACCGTTACGTGAGACTACAAAGCTCCACCATCCATCGTAAGTTCCACTCGCAATTCCATTAATCCCTGATACATAGCTTCCATATGAAGATTTGGTAATATCTATTGGAATATGATTTGATGTTGTAAGCTGCTGTAAAGCTTCAAGTGCATTGGCAGCTTGTAAGGTTCCCGCAGCGATAGGACCTTGGGGTCCTTCGACAGACAGCGAGGCTGTTACATTCTGAGGCACCACCTGCAAGGCTTGCGTATACTTCGCTACTGATGGCAGTTTCCCCGGCGAGGGTAGCTCCCCCGGCTTGTAGTCGGTTATAGTCAGCGTGTAATCACCAGCTGGAACACCGGCTGCAAACTCTGCTACTCCGTAAGTATCTGTAGAAACCGTTTGGGTTCCAATCTGAACCTCCACATCATTAGCCAGTGCCGTTACAGGATCTGATGTAGATGTCTTGCTGTTCCAGACCCATGTTTTCTTAGTCACAGTAACCTTAAAAGGTGTTCCTTCTTTAGGCTGTTCCTGAGAGAATGTAACGGAATTAACTAGTTGAGTATCGCTTCCCCCATAATAAATCAGCACCTTGTCTGAAGCTTTAAGAACAAAGCCACTCATGCCTACATCCGGAGAGATCCACTGGCCGTCACGGGAGACAGCATACATCCAGCCATCCCAACCGCCATAACTTCCAGCCACAACTTTTCCAATCCCCTTGACATAATTGCCTGAAGCGATTACTAACGGGAGACTTTTCTGTACTGCCAGCTTCTGCAAAGCTTCAAATACATTCCCTGCATACGCACTTCCCTGGGCCAATGTACTCTCAGGGCCTTCAATAGTAAGCGGAACATAAACCAATGGGTTCTGTACTGCTGGATTAGAGAAATCGTATAATTTACCGTTGCCACCTTTAGTGAACAGGTTATAGGCAACCAGCGCCTGCAGCCCTTGCTGGGTAGCAAACACGTCAGAGCTGCTGTTCTGACTATGAGCAAAGCTGCCATCTGCGAGGTGGAAGCTTAACAATTTCCCGACGAGCTCTATATTATTCTTGGTGAAATCTGCACCAGCAGGGTCTATTCCAAAAGAAGACAGACCTATGATCGCTTGTGAGACACTCTCGCTGCTAATCCCAAAGCCGCCATTGCCATCCTGTGCAGCGGATAACCAAGCTACTGCCCGTTGTCCCGCTGAATTGGCCGCTGAATTATCTTTATGAGCTGCCAATGCAGTCAAGACCATCGCCGTCATATCGACATCGCTAGCTCCCGTGTTTAAGGTAAAACCGCCATCTGCATTCTGTTTGGACAGAATTTCGGTGAGCAGCTTATCCGCTGTCCATAACGCATCACCAGGAACGGTATACTGACCTGAATCCAAGGCCAGCAGTGCATAGACTGGATTATTGAGCGTCTGACCGCTCATCTTATCATTGTTATAAATCTTCTTAATCAGATTGTAACCCAGCTCAGTATAATGGGCAGGATCGGCACCCATTGCTTTTGCAGCAAGTACAATCCGGGCGTAATCCGTAACATTCGAGAAATTCCCCTGAGCGGTCATCACTTGATTCTCAAGCGAGTGAACATAGCTATCTGGTACTTTATAGCCAGCTTGGGCCAGACCAATAGCTTGCCATTCCGACTCTACTCCACTATTCAAAATAAACTCGGCGGCCGCGTATGTTGCCTCAGTCACACTAGTCACGCCAGTCCCTTCCTGTACAGCGGACTGCTGTGCCTCAGCATAGACCTGTCCAGCCGGAACAAGTGATGTACCTAGAATCGAAATGACGAGCAATAAGGCCAGACCAAGCGTAAACAGCTTGGAGGAGAAAATATTCTTCATAGTTAACCTCTTTCTGTGAATGAATTGGGTATTATAAATTCTTATAACGCAACATAAAAACCGCCCTAAAAGGGCGGTCCGGGAAGAATACATATATTGAGGTCTGCGGTGCATAAAGCTCCAGTGACACTACCAATCTACATATGTTCCACATTCTCACCCCTCGAAGAATAGAAACGTTCACGAAAAAGGCAGGTCTCCTGACTTATGCATCCATCGCATCTCTTCACCTTCCCATCCTAGTTCTAGGACAGTGGCCTATGAAAGAGCTGCTCTGCATTTACAGTGGCGGGACCGCGCCGGATTTGCACCGGACTTCCCTTTTAAGCAGGCTCTTCTGACAGAACCTGCACCTTTTTCAAAATTAATATTTAATTTTAATGTTCAAAAAATAGTTCTAATTCATTGTAAGGTGTTTAGAATATATTCACAAGGATTTATATTATTCAATTCTTATATTTGGAAGAAGTCTACAAGGGACATGACAGAGGCAATCGTAAACTGATGCAGATAAAAACTCCTGAATCCGCGCAGACCTTTACCTCTCGGTAGAAGTCCTGCACAGTTCAGGAGTTTTCGATTTTATTCTGCTGTTACCTCCGGGCTTGCGGTAGCTGAGGGCACAGCACTTGGATCAGCACTTGGACTATTACTTGGATCAGACAAATCAGGGGTTGATGCTGAGCCTGGGTCTGGCTGCAAGGTCAGCGAGTAATTCCCGGCTTTAAGCACACTGCCCTCCACTAATACTATTCCTGGTTCTAGTGTGGCATCAACCTGGAGTGAGACAGCCTGTCCCGTATCGGGCGAAGTCGTCTTCTCGGAGCCACTCACAGCAGTAGCAGAGGCTGAACTGTTGCTGCCTGCAGTATTCGCGGACGTAGCCGCGGCCTTATCTTTTGCTGCTGTATCAACCGTGTTGCCTCCGTTCGTCGCGTTCGCAGCCGCAGCCGCATCATTCGTCGCGGTTCCTCCAGTAGCGGCGTTGTCCTGATCCGCTGTTCCTGGCGTTCCCGAAGCTGGAACCGGACAGGTACTTTTGGTAGAGATCACTTTGTAGGTGTCCGTAATCTTCCCAGCGGAGTTGACCAAACCAATCTCCGTTGGCTTGAACTGGAGACATTCGTCAGCTTTGGCGAAGGTGAACACCAGCACACTGCCTGCCTCCACATCACTATTGCTCTTCAGATACACTGAAGCAGGGGGAAGCTGACTTACGGCCGTTTGAGCGGGAGTTGGCGAAGGGCTTGTCTCCGGCAAGGCGGTGCCTGCCCCCTCTGGACGCAGCATACTAATGATAATAATAGCGATAATCACCACGACTCCCAGAAGGGAGCCGGAGATCAGGAGTTGAAATCGGCTGCGGCTGATCCACCTCGCCAGTGACGAAGCCAGCTGGGAGCGGGCTTCATTATAGACATTTTGCAGGGCAGGGCCTGCCGCGGAAACATAGCTTTTGCGGAAATCACGGTTCTTGAAGGCTTCGCGATCATGCTTCTGGAAATATTTCAGGATCGCCCGCCGATAACCCGGATGAAGCTTCTTATTCGAGATGGAGAACAAAGAATTCCCTTGCGACCAGGCCAGAAACCGATAAACGTCCTCTTTATCCGCTCCGGTTTTGCGATTAACCAGCTTCAGCAGCTCATCATAATCGAGCGGTCCGCCCTCGCGGTCACTGCTGTGGTAGAAAGCCAGCGGAAGCCGATCGAACGGCTCCAGCGTCCGTGCCTCCTGCAGCCAGCGTCTGCCCAACAGCTGCACATCATCCAATTCCTTCGGCGACAGCTTATTGAAAATAGCCTCGTTCGGCTTCTCCTCCCCAAACCAGCGATAAGCGGCTCGCAGCGCATTGGCTTTTTGCTTAGTGATAAGATCAAGCGGCGGCTGCCAAACCATCCCCTCCCGGGGATCGCGTAAAAAAGCAATTTCCAACAACTGCTCCTGCGACATCTCAGAGAGCGACAAGCGGTTTAGCAAGAAGCGGTCCGCCACCGCCGTAAGCTCCTGCAACAGCGATAACACCTCAGTTGAAAGCCCCGTCCCTTTGCGCCGCTCTTTTTCCACTTTATCCACGGTTTCATGAATCGCCGCAACGGCAGCTACCGAATCAGTCTCCCGTTGCAGCTTCTCCAGCAAATAGTCTCTGACCGCGTCCCTGACAAAAGGCTGCAGCAGCACCTCCGGCAGAAACCGCCCCCATTGAACGACAAAGCCCATGATATCAGCGGACTTGGCTGCCGCCGCCAGCCGGGCTTCGATATAAGGCTCCAGCAGCTGTTTACGAAATACGGGCTGCGCCAGCACTCGTTTAAAAAAAGCTTCGCTAAGCTCATCATTGCTCTCGATAACACCGTAAGCAACGCCCAGTACATCCTCACGTCCGGCCGATTGACTATTCAGCATGCCATTGATGAAATAATCAACAACTTTAACCTTATAGGTATGCCCCTTCAGCGTGAAATACTCCTTGAAGATTTCCATAACTGCAGGCACAAGCATGCCTTTTTGGCGGATGAGATCATATTCACGGTCAAAACGCTCCAGAAACATATCATTCAGCCGAACTCTCGTATCTATAGCACCCTCTGTTTGCAGATAAGCGAGCAATCCGCCCAGCACAGCGCTTTTGTTCTCGGTGTAAAGAGCCTCATTACCCTGCTCAATCTCATAAAAAACAGCCAGCTCATTATAGAGCGCAGGGGAAAGCTTACGCTCTCCGCTCTCTCCAGCCAGCATGGAATCGGCAAAACGGGCAAAGTCATCCAATCCGTCCGTCTTCTGTCCTAGCATCTTCCACACCAGATCTGCGTAGGGTTGCCGGGATTCACCGAAATCTGCATTGCCTATCCGGCCTGTGACCAGGTCAAAGGTGAAATCTTTCTCCACACTGCGGTCACCAGGGCGGAGCGAACCCTTTTCCACAAAGGTAAGGTGAATATATTTGCGACTTTTGGGCTCATTGGCATACGTGATCACACCCAGCCTCCGGCGGAATTCATACGGCAGTGCGGCGAATATATGCTCCGTAAGCTCCGCAGCCCGTACCGAAAGCTCCGAGATCGGCACATCGAGCGCCACATATATTTTTTTCTTGCCAGCGACCGAGGTCATAACTGCCTGCAGCAGCGCCTTGAATAATTCTTCTCCAAATCCTAGTGAACGCAGGACCGCTAACGGATCAGAGCGCCGCACTTTGCGCAAGACGGGAATAGACGTAAGCTCTGGCAAAGTACCACCCAGCTCCCCTTCATAACTCCCCGCAAAGTCGGCTTGCAGCCAGTCCGCGTAGCTCAACACGATCTCCTCCGCACGGGAGGCAGGAACTACATAGTTATGTGCGAAAAAAGCGCTGCGCTGACCGGTGAAATCCGTCGCCTGATATTGATTGTTTCCGATAACCGTTTCACCTGACTCCGTATGGAACAGGTGCAGCTCAGCCGGATATAACGCTTCCTGCTTCTCCCCGCGCACAGTCAGCTCGGCTGGCGCATCGTAGAGGCAGAAGGGATGCAGTGTTTTTTTGACAAAATTATTGTCCAGGCTCTCCGACTTCGCTACCGTATCAAATCCTTCTGTCGAACGGTAAACTCCGCGGCGCTCACGGGTATACATCTGTTGAGTGATCTTGGACCCTGAAAAGGTACTCACGGGCCGTCGCTCCCCTCAATATAATGCAACTTGTGCAGCAGCCAGATAAACGGCTCGTCCACACGGATCGGACTGACCACACCTTCAATCTTCTGATTGACGGGATTGCTGCCCAGGGCAGATACGGCAAAGTAACCGGTATTGGAAAAGTACACATCCATCGTATCCTTGAACGGACGATCCACCTTGCTGATAAAGCGGCTGATTTCACCGTCGATATTGCGGACCTCATCCAGATTCAATGTTTTGCGATGAACGTAGTTATTGAACACATTGCTGTTGGATTTGATATAATCGCCATCCTCATCCTTCAGGGAATGCAGCATATCACTCTTGGCCAGCACGATGGCTGTCGGAATATCGGTTTTGCTCTTCTCCTGATAGGCGATGAAATCACCGAACATGGTCAGCACCACATCGCGCGGCTCGTCATATTGCGAGACCCATTCGCCGGGGCGATCACCGATATTAATCCGAATCTTCTCCCGAATGGAGCGGATTTGCAGCGGATCGACCATAAACAGAATACCGGCAGAGTTCTTGATATGCTGTCCGTGCAGCCCCAGATAATCCTGATCCACCATGCCTTCACCAGCCACATCGAAAAAGACCAGCGTCAGCGGCGGCTTCTCCTCATCCTTAAACACAAATTGAAAGATAAACGGCTCCTGCATTCTCTCTTTTTGCGTAGAAGCCAGTAGATCCCCACGCTCGAAGAGCGGTTCTTCATAAAGTGTGCGGAATTTGCGGCTGATCTCTGCATTTAGCGGCATACAGGCTGCGTCAAAATGGCCTGCCGTTGTATTCTGCAGCGTATGGATCAATGAGGTCATATAGACCGATTTCCCTACCTGGGAAGCTCCGATGATCGAAATAATGTTGCTCGGAACCTTGCCCGCGGTCACGGGCAGTTCATTATGGCAGGACGGACACAGCCGTCTGCGCGTCAGCACACCATAGCGGTCAGTCAGACCCGTCAGCACATGATCGGTGTAATGGTGATACTCCTCAGGAATATCAACTGGTTTAAGTATCGCTTCCACATCATCTACCGAATCGAGCCCGAATCGCTCGCGGTATTTATTCAGCGCATCATCCTCGCCGAGCGCGTAATTCTCATCGTCCTCCCGGCTATGCATCGCCCGAAAGACAACATCCGCAGGGTCAAACTTGGTGAAGCAAAACGGACACACAATATCATAATAGAGCGGCCGTGGCTGCGGCTGGTTTTTTTTCATAAAGCGGCTAAAAAAAGACATTTCTTCATCCTCCTTAAGTTCTATGGGCAATTCCTTCTCGATTTACTGCGCCCTCAAACTCGCTTGATAAGCATACATCTAGCTCACTGCGGCACCAGTTCATAATAAAGTCCATACTTGCGGCCGTCAGTGAAAAAGATACGCACAAAGTCCTCTTTGCCGATCTCAATAGGCGGAAGCACATTACGCCCGGCAGCGAAATCCTGCACGAATGGAAAAAGCACACCATCCTCTTTGCCCGCCGGATGACCGCCGCGCTTCTTCACATAGCACAATACATCCCGCGGTACCGGCACCTCCGCCGTAATCGCCATATGTACTGTTTTTTGCTTCCCGAACCAGCCTTTGTTCTGAAGGATGGAATAATAGATCCGCGCCTTGCCTGCGCTGACAACTATACGGTTGGCCGCGTTACTTTGCCGTACCAGAACGGTCTCCCCGTCCTCCGTGAGGCGGATGTATACGGTATACGCGACCAGACCGATTTCCTCCAGCCGGTCACGATACCCATTATTAGCCTTATATTCCTCACGAGTATAGAGCTTCATCCCGGAAGGCGGGACTTCTCCGCTCTCCCGATCCTCTGCGGAAGTCTTATGGATGCAGACCGCCTGCACCCCTTCGGGCCAGCGCCAGCTCAGCGTACAGAAACGTTCTTCCACCCGGGAGGTGACATCCGTAATGACCGGTGTGGATGAATCCACTTCGGCGTACCTCATGATTGTAGGCTCCTTTCAACTGCATTAAAATCCTTTGCTGCCCCTGTTTCTGCGTGGCGTAGGGATGCTGTCCTTCGCTGAAACAGGAACTTCTGTATTCCGTCTGCTTCCACGATACATCCGTCCTTCTCCTACAGGGACAATTCCCGTAAATAAGGAAATAATGGCTGCCAGAACGAGCAGGGCTATTAAGCGTATAAGACCGTTAAGGAAGGAATGACTGCTAAGGCCGAACTCCAGAATCAGACCAGCGAACAGACCCGATACCGCACCGCCTATGCCGAAGCTTTTGGCTAAATGACGGTTATCGAACACAATGCCCAGTCCCAGTCCAAGCGCCGCACCAATCAGCAGCAGTGCTAGTATTCTGACCACTGCATAATAGGGGCTGTCTTTGGTGGCGTCACTGCGATCAGTGAGCAGGGTCCGGTCTCCCAGACGATCATAAATCTGCTGGAACACCGAGCCCAGTCGCCCCGCGTCCGTAACATCATAATATTGTCCGCCTGTTGCGTTGGCGATAT comes from Paenibacillus sp. 19GGS1-52 and encodes:
- a CDS encoding beta-mannanase; protein product: MRYAEVDSSTPVITDVTSRVEERFCTLSWRWPEGVQAVCIHKTSAEDRESGEVPPSGMKLYTREEYKANNGYRDRLEEIGLVAYTVYIRLTEDGETVLVRQSNAANRIVVSAGKARIYYSILQNKGWFGKQKTVHMAITAEVPVPRDVLCYVKKRGGHPAGKEDGVLFPFVQDFAAGRNVLPPIEIGKEDFVRIFFTDGRKYGLYYELVPQ
- a CDS encoding S-layer homology domain-containing protein gives rise to the protein MKNIFSSKLFTLGLALLLVISILGTSLVPAGQVYAEAQQSAVQEGTGVTSVTEATYAAAEFILNSGVESEWQAIGLAQAGYKVPDSYVHSLENQVMTAQGNFSNVTDYARIVLAAKAMGADPAHYTELGYNLIKKIYNNDKMSGQTLNNPVYALLALDSGQYTVPGDALWTADKLLTEILSKQNADGGFTLNTGASDVDMTAMVLTALAAHKDNSAANSAGQRAVAWLSAAQDGNGGFGISSESVSQAIIGLSSFGIDPAGADFTKNNIELVGKLLSFHLADGSFAHSQNSSSDVFATQQGLQALVAYNLFTKGGNGKLYDFSNPAVQNPLVYVPLTIEGPESTLAQGSAYAGNVFEALQKLAVQKSLPLVIASGNYVKGIGKVVAGSYGGWDGWMYAVSRDGQWISPDVGMSGFVLKASDKVLIYYGGSDTQLVNSVTFSQEQPKEGTPFKVTVTKKTWVWNSKTSTSDPVTALANDVEVQIGTQTVSTDTYGVAEFAAGVPAGDYTLTITDYKPGELPSPGKLPSVAKYTQALQVVPQNVTASLSVEGPQGPIAAGTLQAANALEALQQLTTSNHIPIDITKSSYGSYVSGINGIASGTYDGWWSFVVSRNGEWIYPSVGMDAFELQQSDHVLVYYAGSTTQVVNAVAVSPAQPLRGEAFTVTVTQKEWVWNKTTYTSDPVISPAANVQVSIGGKTETTNAQGMVSFAGGLSADTYTIAVTGYVADHTPKVARYTQSLVVSSPSATISVIGDSARGTILSSTKVALNTGDTPYSLLVRQLGSKVTTYGSGSSLYVKAIDGLAEYDRGPLSGWMYSVNGVYQNVSAGAYFLGNGDTLAWRYTTNAGADLGQPADGSAGTGASGAGAAVSITVDNTLPLNQVGETTAVTNLSAKMTAAQAAVLSTNLAANKVSVTQEVTAGAAATLTDSTREVQLQIPAGAVSGPVKITVQEQSSNLSELVSGLYEFTPDGTKFTKPVDLAITIPVTTNFPGNLVVAWLNKTTNQWIPVPSSLDVKTGVITGKVSHFTSYAVIDRSKWEPQQEQLKSDIAAMAKNITAAGEISAWQALGLARSGNGVPSSFLNGVKEQLIANKGEFRKVTDYERLALAVAASGGDPLNIGGFNLIEKIYNNANMLNQGSNGPIFALIALDSAAYSVPANAQWNKESLLKWILEQQNTDGGFPLTAGEVNNVDITAMAVAALSAHGEQAAVKVAIDKAINWLSQQQLENGGYKLSGEENSESVAQVIIALSAAGAGPNDSRFVKAKGGLLSNLAAYKKADGGYAHAPADAISNSLATEQVLLALTAYDRFLNGQAKLYSLSSVPTAISVIFDDEQQISAWALDAVHAVYDRKLMQGVSGSSLVFAPKENITRAQFAALLLRLTHNAPAAASTAPVFSDVKAGAWYYGDVLKAKELGIIDGISATAFNPNGTITRQDMAVMIARAFKLSGPTDVQSFKDEGKISPYASIAVHSVAELGYMTGFNGAFNPSASVTREMAAAVAVRLP
- a CDS encoding glycosyltransferase, which produces MSTFSGSKITQQMYTRERRGVYRSTEGFDTVAKSESLDNNFVKKTLHPFCLYDAPAELTVRGEKQEALYPAELHLFHTESGETVIGNNQYQATDFTGQRSAFFAHNYVVPASRAEEIVLSYADWLQADFAGSYEGELGGTLPELTSIPVLRKVRRSDPLAVLRSLGFGEELFKALLQAVMTSVAGKKKIYVALDVPISELSVRAAELTEHIFAALPYEFRRRLGVITYANEPKSRKYIHLTFVEKGSLRPGDRSVEKDFTFDLVTGRIGNADFGESRQPYADLVWKMLGQKTDGLDDFARFADSMLAGESGERKLSPALYNELAVFYEIEQGNEALYTENKSAVLGGLLAYLQTEGAIDTRVRLNDMFLERFDREYDLIRQKGMLVPAVMEIFKEYFTLKGHTYKVKVVDYFINGMLNSQSAGREDVLGVAYGVIESNDELSEAFFKRVLAQPVFRKQLLEPYIEARLAAAAKSADIMGFVVQWGRFLPEVLLQPFVRDAVRDYLLEKLQRETDSVAAVAAIHETVDKVEKERRKGTGLSTEVLSLLQELTAVADRFLLNRLSLSEMSQEQLLEIAFLRDPREGMVWQPPLDLITKQKANALRAAYRWFGEEKPNEAIFNKLSPKELDDVQLLGRRWLQEARTLEPFDRLPLAFYHSSDREGGPLDYDELLKLVNRKTGADKEDVYRFLAWSQGNSLFSISNKKLHPGYRRAILKYFQKHDREAFKNRDFRKSYVSAAGPALQNVYNEARSQLASSLARWISRSRFQLLISGSLLGVVVIIAIIIISMLRPEGAGTALPETSPSPTPAQTAVSQLPPASVYLKSNSDVEAGSVLVFTFAKADECLQFKPTEIGLVNSAGKITDTYKVISTKSTCPVPASGTPGTADQDNAATGGTATNDAAAAANATNGGNTVDTAAKDKAAATSANTAGSNSSASATAVSGSEKTTSPDTGQAVSLQVDATLEPGIVLVEGSVLKAGNYSLTLQPDPGSASTPDLSDPSNSPSADPSAVPSATASPEVTAE